The genomic stretch ATCTCTTTTGACTTTTGCGATGATAGAGGCAGCTGCGATACTTGCGATCCTAGAATCTCCCTTTGTATAATAGTGAGACTTATGCTTTAGAAGTTCGGACTCCTTATACTTCGAAAAATTATAATTTCCGTCGATTAGAAGAAGCAAATTCTTTCTAGTATTTTCTATCGGTGCAGAAGATCCCTTTCTATAACATTTGAGAATACCTTCTAACACTGCTCGGTTGATCCCATGCTTATCTATAAAGGTATGAGAGAGAAATGCATGCGCAACGGTAAAAGCGGTCTCTTGGATCTCAGTAAATAAACGTTCTCGTTTGGACTCTGTCAATTTCTTGGAATCATTCAGTCCTTGTAAGATCTCACCTGAGTGGATCTTCTCCAAAGTTTCCGGAAGAAAAGAAACTAGAGCTACGGATAATGGCCCGGCATAAGGACCTCTTCCTGCCTCATCGATCCCGCAGGGTATATAATCTGGCAGGAATCGAAATTCTTCCGGTTCGAAATTGTTCGTACGCATGGTTTTATTCAAAAATCTTTCGGTCAGCTTCCTCCTTTAGATAGAAGGGAACAATTGCAAATTGAATCTAGAGAATATAGGAAGAAGAAAAATGGAAGGGTTATGCGGAACTATCGAATCGATAGAGGCAAAATTTAAGGAAAAGAAAATGATTCGTTAAGAATGAGGTGGGAAAATTCCAATAGGACTTCTGCCCTATTGGAATCTAAGAGGAAATGTCTTATTCTGCTGGAGTTGCTGCGCTCGTTGCTGCTGCAGCTTCTTCTGCGTTTTGGCGTTTTCTATCCTCTGCTACCAGAGTTTTTCCGCCTTTCAACTCGCGGATACGAGCAGATTTACCGGAACGCTCTCTTAGGAAGAATAGTTTAGAACGACGAACCTTACCTTTACGGATAAGCTCGATCTTTGCAATACGAGGAGAATATAATGGGAACACTCTCTCAACGCCTACATCGTAAGAAATCCTGCGCACGGTGAATGATTTTCCGTTTCCGCCGTTGGAGATGGAAATCACCACACCTTCGTACACCTGAACCCTTTCTTTTCCGGATTCTTGGATCTTGTAGTGTACCTTAACAGTATCCCCGACATTAAAGTTCAGGGTACGATTGGCTTCGGTAGGCAATCCGCCTTTCAGAAGTTCTTTCATAAATTCCTCGTAATATCGGGGTCGACTTTCTTTCGATTGGCGTTTCGCCAAGATTCTATCGCCGCGTGGTTTCCGCCCAAGAGTATATCTGGAACCTTCCAGCCATTGTAATCGGAAGGTTTCGTATATTGGGGATATTCTAATATATCCCTTTCGTTATGAGATTCTTCTTCTAGGCTCTCTCGGTCGCCTAAAAAGCCGGGCAAAAGCCTGGACACAGCATCCGTTACACAAAGGCTGGCCAAATCTCCGGCTGAAATTACATAATTTCCAAGGGACAGTTCTATGTCAACAAGATGCTCAGTTACTCGATGATCCACGCCTTCGTAATATCCTGAGATGAAAGTGAGAGGCTTCTTCTGAGCTGCAAGCTTCTCCGCTACGCTTTGATCGAATGGGATTCCAGAAGGAGTCATTAGGATCACGAGTCCTTTTTCTTCTCCTAGAGACTTTAAGGCCAGATCTATCGGTTCTACTTTGAGAAGCATTCCCGGACCTCCTCCATACGGAGTGTCATCCACTTTTAAATGCTTATTATTGGAGAAGTCTCTGAGCTGCACTATGTTTACGGAGAAGACTCCGTTGCGGATTGCCTTCTCGTGTAGACCCTCTGAAAAATAAGAACCGATCTTAGAAGGAAATAAGGTGATGAAGTTAAATTTCATTCCAGTCCTCCGGATCCTTGATCAGTATCTTTCCCTCATCCAAAAGGATTTTTCCAACGTGCTTATTCACGTAAGGGATAAGTATTTCACTGTCTTTGGTCCGGAATACGAGTATAGCATGAGCTGGGTTTTCGATCAGGTCGATTAACTCCCAATCCAATTTGGTTCCATCTTCCGAATATGCTTGGAGACCTTTTAATTCGAAGAGATAATACTCTTCTCCCTTGGATTTTGGGAAATAGGATCTTTCTATATAGAGATCTCCGCCGATCAGAGCCGAGGCAGCTTCGGGGCTTGTAATCCCATCAATCTGTAGGATGACTCTTCCTGAATGGCGTTGTGCCTTTAAGATACGGATCGATATAGGTTCTCTGGAAGAGAATTCAAGAATAGCGTCGATTGGGAATTTAAGATCAGGAAGGGAACTTTCCTGAGCGACTAATTTAAGAAAACCCTTCAGTCCGAAGGGCTTTCCCAATTTCCCGGCTAGGATCCGAGTTTCAGTCAATAATTTCCAGTGAGAAATTTTTGCCGGCTTTGACAGAAGCGGCGGTGAGAATTGCTCTGAGTGACTTTGCAATACGGCCGTTCTTACCGATCACCTTTCCCACATCCTTCGGGGAGACCCGGAGTTCTAAGACGGTTTGCTCATCGCCCTCGATTTCCTTTACGGAAATCTCCTCCGGATGATCTACTAAAGAAGTAACGATATAACGGATTAGATCTTCCATTACTTCTTCAGAGATTGCTTGTATTCCGCCCAGATTCCCTCGTGTTTAATGAGGTTCAGAACGGTTCCGGTAGGTTGAGCGCCTTTACCCAGCCAGTTTAGGATCTTCTCTTTATCAAGAGTTGTCTGACCTTTGATCTCAGCCGGATGGTAATGGCCAAGAATATCAATAAATTTACCGTCTCTAGGAGAGCGGCTATCAGCAGCCACAACCCGGTAGTGAGGGTTATTTTTGGCTCCAGTTCTTTGTAGTCTGATCTTAACCAAAGTAAAATTCCTTCGTTTAAATAACGAGTGCGGGCTAGGGATAGCTCGCGCATTAAGCCATAATTTCGCAGAGAGCTCTTATGTCAAGATTTATTACGAAGAGCTAAAATAGAGGGAAGAGTCAGATCAGGCTTTCGAAGCCAGGCCTTTCAACCGAACTCCATTTTCTGTAGGATCTCCAGACTTGAAGAGCCCTGCTCCGACCACGCAAATATCCACTCCTGCCTTGGAAAGCTCTTGGATATTGGTGTCGTTTACTCCCCCGTCCACTTCTAACTCGATCGGATAGGAAGAGATGAGCGACTTGACCTTGCGGATCTTGTCCATTCCCCCATCCACGAATTTTTGGCCGTAGAAACCTGGTTCTACAGTCATGATAAGCACCAGATCTATATAAGGAAGTAAGGTCTCTAACACGTGAACAGGAGTTCCAGGGTTCAGAGAAACTCCTACCTTGGTCCCGTTCTTCTTGATCTCTTGAGCGAGACGAATCGGAAAGCGTGTGGTTTCTGCATGGAATGTTATGCAGTAAGGAGAAAGTTCATAGTACTTGGCTACATGGTTTTCTGGTTTTTCGACCATGAGGTGAACATCTAAAGGGATCTGGGTCATTGCCTTGATCTCCTTATTGATTGCCTCTCCGAAACTGATCTGAGGAACGAAGTTCCCGTCCATCACGTCCATGTGGACCAGGTCTATTCCCTCTTTCTTGAAATTAGGGACTGTGTTTGCGAGTGCTGTAAGTTGAGTGGCCAGAATGGAGGCAGAGATTTTCAAAATTCGTTCTCGTAATCTTTAGATTTTACTTTGGAACCATTCACATCTAAAAGGACTAGGGTAACATCTCCGGTCCGATAAAAGACCGTTTGGATCTTCTCCCCTTCTTGGTAAGAAGTCGGAGAAGAGATCTCGATTTTCTTATTTTCGTCGTTCTGATCTTTTACGATCAGAGAATAGGTTCCATTTTCAGGAATCTTGTATTCGAAGCTTTCGTATCCGCTCTCTACATGCTCTTCCGGTTCAAAGTAAAATACCTTGAACTTGTATTCGTTACCGATCTTCTGAACGGATTCGATACGTCCACTTTCCGGACGGAATTTTGTAGCCACCACTTCTGCTTTAAAAGGCACTTTGGCTCGAGCAAGTGCTCTCTGCGCGAAAGCAAATGAATCTCCCGAACGAAAGTCCAAGCCTTGTGGACCTTCTCCTTGGATCTTCTTGCTTGCGGATTTAGTTACTAATAAGAATACTTTTTCGCCGGAGGTGGTGTTCTTTCCCGCCTCTGGGATTTGATCCACAATAGTGTCGGGAAGTTCTCCCTCTTTGGCTTCTACATACGTGATCCCGCCAAGAGTTAGAGAAACGTAATTTTCTCCGGAGAGAACCTTCTCCATAAAATTCTTGGCAGAAGCAAGTGTTTGGCCTTTCAGATCAGGCATGATGATCCGATCCAGCCCTATGTTTACAGTTAAGGAAACCTTGGAACCGGCTTCGATCTCTCGTCCTGGTCGAATGGATTGGTAAATAATGACGCCGTCGGTTTTATCCGGATATCTTTTGGATTCCAGACGGACCTTAAGCTGCAAGCGCATGAGTTCGTTATGAACTTCGTTATAGGGTTTTCCTACAACATCTGGCATAACCACCATATTCGCGCTCTTAGTACGAACAAAAACTACTAGAAAGGCTGCTATAAAAAAGACAACCAAGCCGAATGCGATGAAAAAAAAGTAACCCCCGACGGGGAGATATTTAGAGCGGAGTTCTTCCTTAGTCACTCGAAGCGATCCTCATCCGTAATGCGGAAACCGTTTAGGAAATCGCCAACAGGCATTCTGTTTTTATTTTCCGGTTGAACGGAAATGAGTTCCAGAAAACGGCCATCTCCACACTGGAAAAGAAGGGCCTTTTTGTCCATTCGTTTCAATCTGCCTGGCTTCAGACCTTCTTCCGAAAAGTCGGACGGCTTGGTCTTCCAGAGTACGATTCTTTTTCCTCTGAACTGGCAAAAGCCTCCCAGGTCTGGGCTAAGGGCACGAATCCGATTGTGCAGTTCCATTGCGGGAAGATTTAGATCCAAAATTCTTTGTTCGGCAAGGATCTTAGTGCAATACGTTGCCTTGGAATGATCCTGAGGGATTGCGTCAAAGGCCTTGTTTTTATTTCCCTTGAGTAAGGGAAGAAGAGAAGTGATTCCGGCGTTTGTGATCTTCTCCATGAGAGTTCCGGTATCATCTTCTAAGGAAATAGGAACTTCGGAGATTTGAATGATATCTCCTTCGTCCATTTTTTCTCCCAAGCATTGGATGCTGATTCCGGTCTTAGTATATCCTTGCCAGAGTGCGGTCTGCACTGGAGAAGCTCCTCTCAGATCGGGAAGAATCGAACCATGAAGATTGATAGAACCGAATCTAGGAATCGAAAAGATTTCCTTTGGTAAGATGGAGCCATACGCAAACACAACATATAAATCAGGAGAAAAAGAAGAGAAGTCGGACATTGCCTTTTCTTTTTCCTTCTTGATCGATTCATATTGAAAGACAGGAAGATTTGCCGAAAGAGCGATCTCTTTTACCGGACTGGGCTGCGGGGTTTTGCTTCTTCCCTTTGGACGATCCGGGTTTGTGACCACAAATTCGATCTGTATTTCAGGCTCTTCTAGCAAGGCCTGCAAAAGTTTGGAAGAAGGTTCCGGTGTTCCAAAAAATGCAATTTTCATCAGACTAGATCCAGTGGATCAAAATCCAATTCTAGGTAAACGTTTTTTGGGAGCTTGAGAGGACGGATCTCATTCTTCAAGATCTCTCTCCATTTGTTTTGA from Leptospira semungkisensis encodes the following:
- a CDS encoding PASTA domain-containing protein; translation: MTKEELRSKYLPVGGYFFFIAFGLVVFFIAAFLVVFVRTKSANMVVMPDVVGKPYNEVHNELMRLQLKVRLESKRYPDKTDGVIIYQSIRPGREIEAGSKVSLTVNIGLDRIIMPDLKGQTLASAKNFMEKVLSGENYVSLTLGGITYVEAKEGELPDTIVDQIPEAGKNTTSGEKVFLLVTKSASKKIQGEGPQGLDFRSGDSFAFAQRALARAKVPFKAEVVATKFRPESGRIESVQKIGNEYKFKVFYFEPEEHVESGYESFEYKIPENGTYSLIVKDQNDENKKIEISSPTSYQEGEKIQTVFYRTGDVTLVLLDVNGSKVKSKDYENEF
- the fmt gene encoding methionyl-tRNA formyltransferase, giving the protein MKIAFFGTPEPSSKLLQALLEEPEIQIEFVVTNPDRPKGRSKTPQPSPVKEIALSANLPVFQYESIKKEKEKAMSDFSSFSPDLYVVFAYGSILPKEIFSIPRFGSINLHGSILPDLRGASPVQTALWQGYTKTGISIQCLGEKMDEGDIIQISEVPISLEDDTGTLMEKITNAGITSLLPLLKGNKNKAFDAIPQDHSKATYCTKILAEQRILDLNLPAMELHNRIRALSPDLGGFCQFRGKRIVLWKTKPSDFSEEGLKPGRLKRMDKKALLFQCGDGRFLELISVQPENKNRMPVGDFLNGFRITDEDRFE
- a CDS encoding KH domain-containing protein — translated: MEDLIRYIVTSLVDHPEEISVKEIEGDEQTVLELRVSPKDVGKVIGKNGRIAKSLRAILTAASVKAGKNFSLEIID
- the rpe gene encoding ribulose-phosphate 3-epimerase, which translates into the protein MKISASILATQLTALANTVPNFKKEGIDLVHMDVMDGNFVPQISFGEAINKEIKAMTQIPLDVHLMVEKPENHVAKYYELSPYCITFHAETTRFPIRLAQEIKKNGTKVGVSLNPGTPVHVLETLLPYIDLVLIMTVEPGFYGQKFVDGGMDKIRKVKSLISSYPIELEVDGGVNDTNIQELSKAGVDICVVGAGLFKSGDPTENGVRLKGLASKA
- the rimM gene encoding ribosome maturation factor RimM (Essential for efficient processing of 16S rRNA), producing MTETRILAGKLGKPFGLKGFLKLVAQESSLPDLKFPIDAILEFSSREPISIRILKAQRHSGRVILQIDGITSPEAASALIGGDLYIERSYFPKSKGEEYYLFELKGLQAYSEDGTKLDWELIDLIENPAHAILVFRTKDSEILIPYVNKHVGKILLDEGKILIKDPEDWNEI
- the trmD gene encoding tRNA (guanosine(37)-N1)-methyltransferase TrmD — protein: MKFNFITLFPSKIGSYFSEGLHEKAIRNGVFSVNIVQLRDFSNNKHLKVDDTPYGGGPGMLLKVEPIDLALKSLGEEKGLVILMTPSGIPFDQSVAEKLAAQKKPLTFISGYYEGVDHRVTEHLVDIELSLGNYVISAGDLASLCVTDAVSRLLPGFLGDRESLEEESHNERDILEYPQYTKPSDYNGWKVPDILLGGNHAAIESWRNANRKKVDPDITRNL
- the rpsP gene encoding 30S ribosomal protein S16, translated to MVKIRLQRTGAKNNPHYRVVAADSRSPRDGKFIDILGHYHPAEIKGQTTLDKEKILNWLGKGAQPTGTVLNLIKHEGIWAEYKQSLKK
- a CDS encoding ribonuclease HII, with the translated sequence MRTNNFEPEEFRFLPDYIPCGIDEAGRGPYAGPLSVALVSFLPETLEKIHSGEILQGLNDSKKLTESKRERLFTEIQETAFTVAHAFLSHTFIDKHGINRAVLEGILKCYRKGSSAPIENTRKNLLLLIDGNYNFSKYKESELLKHKSHYYTKGDSRIASIAAASIIAKVKRDRFMKTIASKFPGYGFESHKGYGSAAHEDAIRNLGMTRIHRRSFTKKFHVSNSSS
- the rplS gene encoding 50S ribosomal protein L19 — protein: MKELLKGGLPTEANRTLNFNVGDTVKVHYKIQESGKERVQVYEGVVISISNGGNGKSFTVRRISYDVGVERVFPLYSPRIAKIELIRKGKVRRSKLFFLRERSGKSARIRELKGGKTLVAEDRKRQNAEEAAAATSAATPAE